The Pieris rapae chromosome 16, ilPieRapa1.1, whole genome shotgun sequence genome includes a region encoding these proteins:
- the LOC110999653 gene encoding uncharacterized protein LOC110999653: protein MYYVDSQKTLTRRESSLVIEKDETKSEYEALSTARGQSTARLVSESGASLIARQRGSVQREMVTMMFESMLDHIVESWTVIEPPKQEEGPTEFPRTASELTLPGKKKKAMSGKSSKNKRSQSKIDFDNTQVCNKFLKIIYCLT, encoded by the exons ATGTATTATGTGGACTCACAGAAAACATTAACGCGCCGCGAAAGTTCTCTTGTCATTGAAAAAGATGAAACTAAAAGCGAGTATGAGGCGTTATCTACCGCTCGTGGTCAATCCACGGCGCGTCTTGTTAGCGAATCGGGGGCTTCGTTAATAGCCCGACAAAGAGGTTCTGTTCAGAGGGAAATGGTTACTATGATGTTCGAGTCTATGCTAGATCATATTGTAGAATCGTGGACGGTTATAGAGCCTCCAAAACAGGAGGAAGGCCCCACAGAATTTCCACGCACAGCCAGTGAATTAACATTGCCAGGCAAGAAGAAGAAAGCTATGAGTG GAAAATCcagtaaaaataaacgaagtcAATCGAAAATTGATTTCGACAATACACAGGTATGTAATAAGTTCCTCAAAATCATTTACTGTCTTACATAG
- the LOC110999643 gene encoding CDK5 and ABL1 enzyme substrate 2 isoform X2, which translates to MTHNNRNKYEKARRRLAAVTFLSNISLDGSFKDTELCQILDIKYNSDKCDGSKSKNIPNHNEKDSSRSKNRNAKMPQCSPAHKHNNDNHSITSDSEYAHVTPIKGVSNNLIRERCSSGNTDLFKDRHLSLRGRKTCTQDEKSSLESLTFENQTYIKELKLIKGTKGVTFKDERLVFAPAQGVPCALFSTIPYSKTARCARSDLRKDGVRRRNTSGPRPLSAITDNGVDPFDLLGLEREEHGQDISYSKLLVPSRVCTREQYRRMCEADLTDKASWKVINRHPHVIARTKLLTRHKDKKWCFSYESAQRSTIASSPPLSSVETKTFDWDEEIILAQKYVSKKIHYCPNVLDDPELIAGKHRTLLTFTSYMTSIIDYVRPQDLKKELNDKFREKFPHIKLTLSKLRSIKKEMRKIAKHDCGGIDLLSVAQAYVYFEKLILANLINKDNRKLCAGACLLLSAKLNDVKGEMLKMLIERIETTFRLNRKDLIKFEFAVLVALEFGLHVPPHEVFPHYQRLLHDS; encoded by the exons ATGACTCACAACAATCGTAACAAATATGAAAAAGCGCGAAGACGTTTAGCTGCGGTTACTTTTCTATCTAATATTTCCCTTGATGGCTCATTCAAGGATACTGAGCTTTGCCAAATTTTagacataaaatataacagtGATAAGTGTGACGgctcaaaatcaaaaaatattccaaatcATAATGAAAAAGATTCATCGCGCAGCAAAAACCGCAATGCGAAAATGCCGCAGTGTAGTCCAGCACACAAACACAATAACGATAATCATTCTATAACTTCTGATTCTGAATACGCTCATGTAACACCTATTAAAGGAGTTAGTAATAATCTTATAAGAGAAAG GTGTTCTTCTGGAAACACAGACCTCTTTAAAGACCGACACCTATCGCTTAGAGGACGAAAAACATGCACACAAGATGAGAAAAGTAGCTTAGAAAGTTTAACCTTTG AAAACCAAACCTATATTAAGGAACTGAAGTTAATTAAGGGGACTAAAGGTGTGACTTTCAAAGATGAAAGACTTGTATTTGCACCAGCTCAAGGGGTGCCATGTGCTTTATTTAGTACTATACCATATTCAAAAACTGCAAGATGTGCAAG GTCTGACTTGAGAAAAGATGGAGTCAGAAGGAGAAATACATCAGGCCCTCGACCACTCTCTGCAATTACAGATAATGGTGTTGATCCATTTGACTTACTTGGATTGGAGAGAGAAGAACATGGTCAAGATATCTCATACTCAAAGTTGTTAGTACCCTCTCGAGTCTGTACACGAGAGCAGTATAGGCGGATGTGTGAAGCAGATTTAACAGATAAGGCCTCttggaaagtaataaatagacatCCACATGTCATTGCCAG GACTAAGTTATTGACGAGACACAAGGATAAAAAAtg GTGCTTCTCGTATGAATCTGCTCAACGCAGTACAATTGCATCATCGCCGCCTCTTTCCTCAGTTGAAACTAAAACTTTTGACTGGGATGAAGAAATAATATTGgcacaaaaatatgtaagcaAAAAG ATCCATTACTGCCCAAATGTACTGGATGACCCAGAATTGATAGCCGGCAAACACAGGACGCTTCTAACATTTACGTCTTACATGACGTCAATCATTGACTACGTTCGCCCTCAGGATTTGAAAAAGGAACTAAATGACAAATTTCGAGAGAAGTTTCCTCATATTAAATTGACACTTAGCAAACTAAGAAG tatAAAGAAAGAAATGCGAAAAATCGCTAAACACGATTGCGGAGGGATCGATCTGTTATCTGTGGCACAGGCATATGTTTACTTCGAAAAATTAATTCTTGCCAATCTTATTAACAAAGACAACAGGAAGCTATGCGCGGGCGCCTGCTTATTGCTCTCGGCTAAATTGAATGATGTTAAAGGCGAAATGCTCAAAATGCTTATAGAG CGAATCGAAACAACGTTCAGACTGAATAGGAAGgatctaattaaatttgagtTCGCTGTATTGGTCGCTTTGGAATTCGGCCTTCATGTACCACCCCATGAGGTCTTTCCGCACTACCAAAGACTCCTGCACGATTCGTGA
- the LOC110999643 gene encoding CDK5 and ABL1 enzyme substrate 2 isoform X3, with product MTHNNRNKYEKARRRLAAVTFLSNISLDGSFKDTELCQILDIKYNSDKCDGSKSKNIPNHNEKDSSRSKNRNAKMPQCSPAHKHNNDNHSITSDSEYAHVTPIKGVSNNLIRERCSSGNTDLFKDRHLSLRGRKTCTQDEKSSLESLTFGRLRTSSTCIPENQTYIKELKLIKGTKGVTFKDERLVFAPAQGVPCALFSTIPYSKTARCARSDLRKDGVRRRNTSGPRPLSAITDNGVDPFDLLGLEREEHGQDISYSKLLVPSRVCTREQYRRMCEADLTDKASWKVINRHPHVIARCFSYESAQRSTIASSPPLSSVETKTFDWDEEIILAQKYVSKKIHYCPNVLDDPELIAGKHRTLLTFTSYMTSIIDYVRPQDLKKELNDKFREKFPHIKLTLSKLRSIKKEMRKIAKHDCGGIDLLSVAQAYVYFEKLILANLINKDNRKLCAGACLLLSAKLNDVKGEMLKMLIERIETTFRLNRKDLIKFEFAVLVALEFGLHVPPHEVFPHYQRLLHDS from the exons ATGACTCACAACAATCGTAACAAATATGAAAAAGCGCGAAGACGTTTAGCTGCGGTTACTTTTCTATCTAATATTTCCCTTGATGGCTCATTCAAGGATACTGAGCTTTGCCAAATTTTagacataaaatataacagtGATAAGTGTGACGgctcaaaatcaaaaaatattccaaatcATAATGAAAAAGATTCATCGCGCAGCAAAAACCGCAATGCGAAAATGCCGCAGTGTAGTCCAGCACACAAACACAATAACGATAATCATTCTATAACTTCTGATTCTGAATACGCTCATGTAACACCTATTAAAGGAGTTAGTAATAATCTTATAAGAGAAAG GTGTTCTTCTGGAAACACAGACCTCTTTAAAGACCGACACCTATCGCTTAGAGGACGAAAAACATGCACACAAGATGAGAAAAGTAGCTTAGAAAGTTTAACCTTTG GTCGTCTTAGAACCAGTAGTACTTGTATTCCAGAAAACCAAACCTATATTAAGGAACTGAAGTTAATTAAGGGGACTAAAGGTGTGACTTTCAAAGATGAAAGACTTGTATTTGCACCAGCTCAAGGGGTGCCATGTGCTTTATTTAGTACTATACCATATTCAAAAACTGCAAGATGTGCAAG GTCTGACTTGAGAAAAGATGGAGTCAGAAGGAGAAATACATCAGGCCCTCGACCACTCTCTGCAATTACAGATAATGGTGTTGATCCATTTGACTTACTTGGATTGGAGAGAGAAGAACATGGTCAAGATATCTCATACTCAAAGTTGTTAGTACCCTCTCGAGTCTGTACACGAGAGCAGTATAGGCGGATGTGTGAAGCAGATTTAACAGATAAGGCCTCttggaaagtaataaatagacatCCACATGTCATTGCCAG GTGCTTCTCGTATGAATCTGCTCAACGCAGTACAATTGCATCATCGCCGCCTCTTTCCTCAGTTGAAACTAAAACTTTTGACTGGGATGAAGAAATAATATTGgcacaaaaatatgtaagcaAAAAG ATCCATTACTGCCCAAATGTACTGGATGACCCAGAATTGATAGCCGGCAAACACAGGACGCTTCTAACATTTACGTCTTACATGACGTCAATCATTGACTACGTTCGCCCTCAGGATTTGAAAAAGGAACTAAATGACAAATTTCGAGAGAAGTTTCCTCATATTAAATTGACACTTAGCAAACTAAGAAG tatAAAGAAAGAAATGCGAAAAATCGCTAAACACGATTGCGGAGGGATCGATCTGTTATCTGTGGCACAGGCATATGTTTACTTCGAAAAATTAATTCTTGCCAATCTTATTAACAAAGACAACAGGAAGCTATGCGCGGGCGCCTGCTTATTGCTCTCGGCTAAATTGAATGATGTTAAAGGCGAAATGCTCAAAATGCTTATAGAG CGAATCGAAACAACGTTCAGACTGAATAGGAAGgatctaattaaatttgagtTCGCTGTATTGGTCGCTTTGGAATTCGGCCTTCATGTACCACCCCATGAGGTCTTTCCGCACTACCAAAGACTCCTGCACGATTCGTGA
- the LOC110999643 gene encoding CDK5 and ABL1 enzyme substrate 2 isoform X1: MTHNNRNKYEKARRRLAAVTFLSNISLDGSFKDTELCQILDIKYNSDKCDGSKSKNIPNHNEKDSSRSKNRNAKMPQCSPAHKHNNDNHSITSDSEYAHVTPIKGVSNNLIRERCSSGNTDLFKDRHLSLRGRKTCTQDEKSSLESLTFGRLRTSSTCIPENQTYIKELKLIKGTKGVTFKDERLVFAPAQGVPCALFSTIPYSKTARCARSDLRKDGVRRRNTSGPRPLSAITDNGVDPFDLLGLEREEHGQDISYSKLLVPSRVCTREQYRRMCEADLTDKASWKVINRHPHVIARTKLLTRHKDKKWCFSYESAQRSTIASSPPLSSVETKTFDWDEEIILAQKYVSKKIHYCPNVLDDPELIAGKHRTLLTFTSYMTSIIDYVRPQDLKKELNDKFREKFPHIKLTLSKLRSIKKEMRKIAKHDCGGIDLLSVAQAYVYFEKLILANLINKDNRKLCAGACLLLSAKLNDVKGEMLKMLIERIETTFRLNRKDLIKFEFAVLVALEFGLHVPPHEVFPHYQRLLHDS; the protein is encoded by the exons ATGACTCACAACAATCGTAACAAATATGAAAAAGCGCGAAGACGTTTAGCTGCGGTTACTTTTCTATCTAATATTTCCCTTGATGGCTCATTCAAGGATACTGAGCTTTGCCAAATTTTagacataaaatataacagtGATAAGTGTGACGgctcaaaatcaaaaaatattccaaatcATAATGAAAAAGATTCATCGCGCAGCAAAAACCGCAATGCGAAAATGCCGCAGTGTAGTCCAGCACACAAACACAATAACGATAATCATTCTATAACTTCTGATTCTGAATACGCTCATGTAACACCTATTAAAGGAGTTAGTAATAATCTTATAAGAGAAAG GTGTTCTTCTGGAAACACAGACCTCTTTAAAGACCGACACCTATCGCTTAGAGGACGAAAAACATGCACACAAGATGAGAAAAGTAGCTTAGAAAGTTTAACCTTTG GTCGTCTTAGAACCAGTAGTACTTGTATTCCAGAAAACCAAACCTATATTAAGGAACTGAAGTTAATTAAGGGGACTAAAGGTGTGACTTTCAAAGATGAAAGACTTGTATTTGCACCAGCTCAAGGGGTGCCATGTGCTTTATTTAGTACTATACCATATTCAAAAACTGCAAGATGTGCAAG GTCTGACTTGAGAAAAGATGGAGTCAGAAGGAGAAATACATCAGGCCCTCGACCACTCTCTGCAATTACAGATAATGGTGTTGATCCATTTGACTTACTTGGATTGGAGAGAGAAGAACATGGTCAAGATATCTCATACTCAAAGTTGTTAGTACCCTCTCGAGTCTGTACACGAGAGCAGTATAGGCGGATGTGTGAAGCAGATTTAACAGATAAGGCCTCttggaaagtaataaatagacatCCACATGTCATTGCCAG GACTAAGTTATTGACGAGACACAAGGATAAAAAAtg GTGCTTCTCGTATGAATCTGCTCAACGCAGTACAATTGCATCATCGCCGCCTCTTTCCTCAGTTGAAACTAAAACTTTTGACTGGGATGAAGAAATAATATTGgcacaaaaatatgtaagcaAAAAG ATCCATTACTGCCCAAATGTACTGGATGACCCAGAATTGATAGCCGGCAAACACAGGACGCTTCTAACATTTACGTCTTACATGACGTCAATCATTGACTACGTTCGCCCTCAGGATTTGAAAAAGGAACTAAATGACAAATTTCGAGAGAAGTTTCCTCATATTAAATTGACACTTAGCAAACTAAGAAG tatAAAGAAAGAAATGCGAAAAATCGCTAAACACGATTGCGGAGGGATCGATCTGTTATCTGTGGCACAGGCATATGTTTACTTCGAAAAATTAATTCTTGCCAATCTTATTAACAAAGACAACAGGAAGCTATGCGCGGGCGCCTGCTTATTGCTCTCGGCTAAATTGAATGATGTTAAAGGCGAAATGCTCAAAATGCTTATAGAG CGAATCGAAACAACGTTCAGACTGAATAGGAAGgatctaattaaatttgagtTCGCTGTATTGGTCGCTTTGGAATTCGGCCTTCATGTACCACCCCATGAGGTCTTTCCGCACTACCAAAGACTCCTGCACGATTCGTGA